In Persicimonas caeni, a single window of DNA contains:
- a CDS encoding DUF1552 domain-containing protein, with the protein MSDLSNKRKQSDKRSRSENSKTTRRAFLRGAGTVAISLPVLDFMLTGSGAHAADAHAPRRLVTFFFPNGSPSDLWLPERTGRDFAFKGALEPLAPLKDKIALISGLHDPAAKEGSGDPHSRGGGAFAVGWPNPFLQTDQVDHTGKRYAHSAGGPSLDQFALQKSRPNTSLGSLEVGVMREPIHTRTYHVKSWRGVNQPNPPIVNPLNTFRRIFGEAEPLDGTPSSREKRYERSVLDTVVGEYNRVTSERYGLTNTSRAMLSDHLDAVRDLERRAVRVDAELLAACTRPDAPRSYEDTLFSQYAEVFDLQAELVAMALRCDATRYASVMTGCGAEDLELPGLEGPQHKLGHEWASNRDNDFLRYNRFQMQLLRTLLEKLDDPHYLDADGHTVLDNTVLLAGTEVANPSSHSHDEKLYMVCGGAGQIRTGYHHRVGDGTNRAANDLYTACLRAIGLDARAFGDPRFNTSPLDLA; encoded by the coding sequence ATGAGCGATCTGAGTAACAAGCGCAAGCAAAGTGACAAGCGCAGCCGAAGTGAAAACAGCAAGACCACCCGCCGCGCCTTCCTTCGAGGCGCCGGGACGGTCGCCATTTCGCTGCCGGTGCTCGACTTCATGCTCACCGGCTCGGGAGCCCACGCCGCCGACGCGCATGCACCCAGACGCCTCGTGACCTTCTTCTTTCCCAACGGAAGCCCCAGCGACCTGTGGCTCCCCGAGCGCACCGGCCGCGACTTCGCCTTCAAGGGCGCGCTCGAGCCCCTGGCGCCGCTCAAGGACAAGATCGCGCTCATCTCCGGGCTCCACGACCCGGCCGCCAAGGAGGGCTCGGGCGACCCGCACTCGCGCGGCGGCGGCGCTTTTGCCGTCGGCTGGCCCAACCCGTTCTTGCAGACCGACCAGGTCGACCACACCGGCAAGCGCTACGCCCACTCCGCCGGCGGCCCGTCGCTCGACCAATTCGCGCTGCAAAAGAGCCGGCCGAACACCTCGCTCGGCTCGCTCGAGGTCGGCGTGATGCGCGAGCCGATCCACACGCGCACCTACCACGTCAAGTCGTGGCGCGGCGTCAACCAGCCCAACCCGCCCATCGTCAACCCGCTCAACACCTTCCGGCGCATCTTCGGCGAGGCCGAACCCCTCGACGGCACGCCCTCGAGCCGCGAAAAACGCTACGAGCGCAGCGTCCTCGACACCGTCGTGGGCGAGTACAATCGCGTCACGAGCGAGCGCTACGGGCTCACCAACACCAGCCGCGCGATGCTCTCCGACCACCTCGACGCGGTGCGCGACCTCGAGCGCCGCGCCGTGCGCGTCGACGCCGAGCTGCTCGCCGCGTGCACCCGCCCCGACGCCCCGCGCTCCTACGAAGACACGCTCTTCTCGCAATACGCCGAGGTCTTCGACCTGCAGGCCGAGCTCGTCGCCATGGCGCTTCGCTGCGACGCCACCCGCTACGCCAGCGTGATGACCGGCTGCGGCGCCGAAGACCTCGAACTCCCCGGCCTCGAAGGGCCCCAGCACAAGCTCGGCCACGAGTGGGCGAGCAACCGCGACAACGACTTCCTGCGCTACAACCGCTTCCAGATGCAGCTGCTGCGCACGCTGCTCGAAAAGCTCGACGACCCCCACTACCTCGACGCCGACGGCCACACTGTCCTCGACAACACCGTCCTGCTGGCCGGCACCGAAGTCGCCAACCCCTCCTCGCACAGCCACGACGAAAAGCTCTACATGGTCTGCGGCGGCGCCGGCCAAATCCGCACCGGCTACCACCACCGCGTCGGGGACGGGACGAATCGGGCGGCCAATGACCTCTATACGGCGTGTTTGCGGGCGATTGGGCTCGATGCTCGAGCCTTCGGCGACCCACGATTCAACACCTCCCCCCTCGACTTGGCGTGA
- a CDS encoding MYXO-CTERM sorting domain-containing protein: MTFRAIDRFITASLLAAIGVGGLPADAEACTPAPCTPAEFPYDQKMVPPGVVGLPWYPGSNPSYDGDIEASDVSLYELESGDSIPFELLEHPNAQAGSGTNAHSFYFIRPTVSLSPGTAYRVEALDLCTLDENGMPVAGLSEATFATACESAPLPTELGALRSGPNFKGPLPVQEQDGCNSLKETSQVRLWLEPSEEARPWMGVLEFELASTDDTWPTEPAIGERLLLGESRFGRGREVLVTWCDPDSGQPIDPGVPPGTHQVYLKASIPGTDVALETAPVEVTLACDAPLEDEVDADWPLPVYDGRPDSGCDVSLEEPPHVDADVGPDVGEDVGSDVGEDVGQDVGDDVGQDVASNAQRPSTPDEGCGCSQSSPRPTGGLALVVLVLVGMWGRRRGVVE, from the coding sequence ATGACCTTTCGTGCTATCGATCGCTTCATCACCGCGAGCCTGCTCGCCGCCATCGGCGTCGGGGGCCTGCCGGCTGACGCCGAGGCGTGCACCCCGGCGCCGTGCACACCCGCCGAGTTTCCCTACGACCAGAAGATGGTACCCCCGGGCGTGGTCGGCCTGCCGTGGTATCCGGGATCGAACCCATCGTACGACGGCGACATCGAGGCCTCCGACGTCTCCTTGTACGAGCTCGAGTCGGGCGACTCGATCCCCTTCGAGCTCCTCGAACACCCGAATGCGCAGGCCGGTTCCGGCACAAACGCCCACTCGTTCTACTTCATCCGTCCGACCGTCTCGTTGTCGCCGGGCACGGCCTACCGCGTCGAGGCCCTCGATCTGTGCACCCTCGACGAGAATGGGATGCCCGTGGCCGGGCTGTCCGAGGCCACCTTTGCGACGGCCTGCGAGTCGGCGCCGCTGCCGACCGAGCTCGGCGCATTACGCAGCGGACCGAACTTCAAGGGGCCGCTGCCGGTCCAAGAGCAGGACGGCTGCAATTCGCTGAAAGAAACCTCGCAGGTCCGGCTGTGGCTCGAGCCGAGTGAGGAGGCGCGGCCGTGGATGGGCGTGCTCGAGTTCGAGCTCGCCTCGACCGACGACACATGGCCGACCGAGCCCGCCATCGGCGAGCGCCTGCTGCTCGGCGAGTCGCGCTTCGGGCGCGGCCGCGAGGTGCTCGTCACCTGGTGCGATCCCGACTCGGGCCAGCCGATCGACCCGGGCGTTCCGCCGGGCACCCACCAGGTCTACCTGAAGGCGTCCATCCCGGGCACCGACGTGGCGCTCGAGACCGCCCCCGTGGAGGTCACCCTGGCGTGCGACGCTCCCCTCGAAGACGAGGTCGACGCCGACTGGCCGCTCCCGGTGTACGACGGCCGGCCCGATAGCGGCTGCGACGTCTCGCTCGAAGAGCCGCCCCACGTCGACGCCGATGTGGGACCGGACGTCGGCGAGGATGTCGGATCGGACGTCGGCGAGGATGTCGGGCAGGACGTCGGCGACGATGTCGGCCAAGACGTCGCGTCCAATGCCCAACGCCCCTCCACGCCCGACGAAGGCTGCGGCTGCTCGCAGTCCTCGCCGCGGCCGACCGGGGGCTTGGCGCTGGTGGTGTTGGTGTTGGTGGGCATGTGGGGGCGGCGACGGGGTGTGGTGGAGTAA
- the purH gene encoding bifunctional phosphoribosylaminoimidazolecarboxamide formyltransferase/IMP cyclohydrolase: MADRYALISVSDKTGIVPFAQRLVEAGYRIISTGGTARKLAEGGVEVTKVSEITGFPEILDGRVKTLHPKIHGATLGRRDLDEHVATLEEHQIPDIRIVAVNLYPFRETVAKADATFQDAIENIDIGGPTMLRASAKNHESITVVVDSADYERVAAAVADDGEPSLALRRELALKAFEHTSSYDSAIVEYLQGELQSADEDGLPGRLDLNLVKHQELRYGENPHQKGAIYTREGDVDMGGLEKLHGKALSYNNLVDLDAALDIVREFDEPGCAIIKHTNPAGCALGDDLEDAYDRALACDPMSAFGGIVALNRTVDASLAEKLDDHFFEIVAASAFDDDALEVLTRKKNLRILRVPESLTSAPYVIRATALGYLVQETDPRIERDFASLEVPTERKPTDEEVAALAFVWKACKHVKSNAIVIGKGTRTVGVGAGQMSRVDAVEIAVKKAREELDGAVLASDAFFPFRDGVDAAAEAGVKAIIQPGGSRRDQEVIDACDEHGIAMIFTGNRHFRH; the protein is encoded by the coding sequence ATGGCTGATAGGTACGCGCTCATTAGTGTGTCGGACAAAACCGGCATCGTCCCCTTCGCCCAACGACTCGTCGAGGCGGGCTACCGGATCATCTCGACCGGCGGCACTGCCCGCAAGCTCGCCGAAGGCGGTGTGGAGGTCACCAAGGTCTCCGAGATCACCGGCTTCCCCGAGATCCTCGACGGACGCGTCAAGACTCTGCACCCCAAGATCCACGGCGCCACGCTGGGCCGGCGCGATCTCGACGAGCACGTCGCCACCCTCGAAGAACACCAGATTCCGGACATCCGCATCGTGGCGGTCAACCTGTATCCGTTCCGCGAGACCGTCGCCAAGGCGGACGCGACCTTTCAGGACGCCATCGAGAATATCGACATCGGCGGGCCGACGATGCTTCGCGCCTCGGCCAAGAACCACGAATCGATCACCGTGGTCGTCGACAGCGCCGACTACGAGCGCGTGGCTGCTGCGGTCGCCGACGACGGCGAGCCGAGCCTCGCGCTTCGCCGCGAGCTGGCGCTCAAGGCCTTCGAGCACACCTCCTCGTACGACTCGGCGATCGTCGAGTACCTGCAGGGTGAGCTCCAGAGCGCCGACGAAGACGGTCTGCCCGGTCGCCTCGACCTGAACCTGGTCAAGCACCAGGAGCTTCGCTACGGCGAAAACCCGCACCAGAAGGGCGCCATCTACACCCGCGAGGGTGACGTCGACATGGGCGGCCTCGAGAAGCTGCACGGCAAGGCGCTCAGCTACAACAACCTGGTCGACCTGGACGCCGCGCTCGACATCGTGCGCGAGTTCGACGAGCCCGGCTGCGCGATCATCAAGCACACCAACCCCGCCGGCTGCGCGCTGGGCGACGACCTCGAAGACGCCTACGACCGCGCCTTGGCCTGCGACCCGATGAGCGCCTTTGGCGGCATCGTCGCGCTCAACCGCACGGTGGACGCCTCGCTGGCCGAAAAGCTCGACGACCACTTCTTCGAGATCGTCGCCGCGTCGGCCTTCGACGACGACGCCCTCGAGGTGCTCACGCGCAAAAAGAACCTGCGCATTCTGCGCGTGCCCGAGTCGCTCACCAGCGCCCCGTACGTGATCCGCGCCACCGCGCTGGGCTACCTCGTCCAGGAGACCGACCCGCGCATCGAGCGCGACTTCGCCTCGCTGGAAGTGCCCACCGAGCGCAAGCCGACCGACGAGGAGGTCGCCGCGCTCGCGTTCGTGTGGAAGGCGTGCAAGCACGTCAAATCGAACGCCATCGTCATCGGCAAGGGCACGCGCACCGTGGGCGTGGGCGCCGGGCAGATGAGCCGGGTCGACGCGGTCGAGATCGCCGTCAAAAAGGCGCGCGAAGAGCTCGACGGCGCCGTGCTGGCCAGCGACGCGTTCTTCCCGTTCCGCGACGGCGTCGACGCAGCCGCCGAAGCCGGCGTCAAGGCGATCATCCAGCCGGGCGGCTCGCGCCGAGACCAGGAGGTCATCGACGCGTGCGACGAGCACGGCATCGCGATGATCTTCACGGGCAACCGTCATTTCCGACATTGA
- the purD gene encoding phosphoribosylamine--glycine ligase, whose amino-acid sequence MPQRTFLVIGSGGREHALAWKLSQGDDEPVVYVAPGNDGIAADETIRGGCVDIGAGDFEALAEFVEEKGVDLTVVGPEAPLCDGVADFFDERGLAVFGPKKAAAELEGSKSFAKAIMTGAGVPTAEYDTFDDMEAAISYVRRVDHPVVIKADGLAGGKGVVISPDVDTSVETLESYMAHEEFGEASQRVLIEEFLEGTEMSFMVVTDGEHVVPLSTSQDHKRVGEGDTGPNTGGMGAFTPSHLASPELQAKVIEEVIRPTLDELRAQNIPYSGFLYAGLMLTEAGPKVLEFNCRMGDPETQPLMYAMDADLGDVLLEAATGGLTGEEALASDAHAYCVVLASKGYPGPRDTGYVIEGLDEAAEVDGTKVFHAGTKRGDDGHFRNTGGRVLGVTARGATREEARERVYEAVSKISWEGMHYRGDIGKLD is encoded by the coding sequence ATGCCCCAACGAACGTTTTTGGTCATCGGATCCGGCGGCCGCGAGCACGCGCTCGCCTGGAAGCTCAGCCAGGGCGACGACGAGCCGGTCGTCTACGTCGCGCCGGGCAACGACGGCATCGCCGCCGACGAGACGATCCGCGGCGGGTGCGTCGACATCGGCGCAGGTGATTTCGAGGCGCTGGCCGAGTTTGTCGAGGAGAAGGGCGTCGACCTGACGGTCGTCGGCCCCGAGGCCCCGCTTTGCGACGGCGTGGCCGACTTCTTCGATGAGCGCGGCCTGGCCGTTTTCGGCCCAAAAAAGGCCGCCGCCGAGCTCGAGGGGAGCAAGTCCTTCGCCAAGGCGATCATGACCGGCGCGGGCGTGCCCACCGCCGAGTACGACACCTTCGACGACATGGAGGCGGCGATCTCGTACGTGCGCCGCGTCGACCACCCGGTGGTCATCAAGGCCGACGGGCTCGCCGGCGGCAAGGGCGTGGTCATCTCGCCCGACGTCGACACGAGCGTCGAGACGCTCGAGAGCTACATGGCCCACGAGGAGTTCGGCGAGGCGTCGCAGCGCGTGCTCATCGAGGAGTTCTTGGAGGGCACCGAGATGTCGTTCATGGTGGTGACCGACGGCGAGCACGTCGTGCCGCTGTCGACGAGCCAGGACCACAAGCGCGTAGGGGAGGGCGACACCGGCCCGAATACCGGCGGCATGGGCGCGTTCACCCCGTCGCACCTAGCCAGCCCCGAGCTGCAGGCCAAGGTCATCGAGGAGGTCATCCGGCCGACGCTCGACGAGCTTCGCGCGCAGAATATCCCGTATAGCGGGTTCCTCTACGCCGGGCTCATGCTCACCGAGGCGGGCCCGAAGGTCCTCGAGTTCAACTGCCGCATGGGCGACCCGGAGACCCAACCGTTGATGTACGCGATGGACGCCGACCTGGGCGACGTGCTGCTCGAGGCCGCCACGGGCGGGCTGACCGGCGAGGAAGCACTTGCCTCCGACGCCCACGCCTACTGCGTGGTCCTCGCCTCGAAGGGCTACCCCGGCCCGCGCGACACGGGCTACGTCATCGAAGGCTTGGACGAGGCTGCGGAGGTCGACGGCACCAAGGTCTTCCACGCCGGCACGAAGCGCGGCGACGACGGCCACTTCCGCAACACCGGCGGGCGCGTCCTGGGCGTCACCGCCCGCGGCGCCACCCGCGAAGAAGCGCGCGAGCGCGTCTACGAGGCCGTCTCGAAAATCAGCTGGGAGGGCATGCACTACCGGGGAGATATCGGCAAGCTCGACTGA
- a CDS encoding PilZ domain-containing protein yields the protein MTDPNFSAIRARLRYETLDEFIDGYSRFVSTGGMFIPMAPSKLKPVGTTIRFQFLLKDGTTAMLGEGIVRQIQGADSDDNSPVGMLVKFNRLHRETKQVVDRIVARKQQLTGETLAPDSEELAEPSEPALSETRPHPAPEDEYVEQEVPNASDAQTRDAERQNTTEFEVEDEDLEPPADAHEPEEEEEEDALAGMFLPADDGAEDEPFEPAPAQEAAPQEAADEEPAYEEESAPAEAEPEEAAFAASGSDVFSEPEEPAAEESEPEPQPDEAAAGPKELGRTEAGLQIMAFDDVSDDEMADFADFDFGGDEDDVDQMFDGIFGGGGGDDSGGGLFGGGDDGGGDFFGGGDAGGDDDFFGGGDAGGDDDFFGGGEADDSLIGDSINDGGMPVDEASEAEEVAEDADEAVEATFDLDEEFELADEVSEEDEEDESAVELAEEFEEDDAEEEAEPQVDEDAIEFDDETFGDELFELEEEPAVEADEEPVDDEPVEETFDLDEAIELDDEQVEEDEEAIELDDEEFELDDEELELELDDEELELDEEELELDEEAIELDDEELDSEEFDEEEPAAEPAPAPTAPQSLGEESSAPSADLMNALGSLDSNAEDDHGLTLGSAAGKTPEPPAAEEVEEDEDDESLEALLAKAQQDIDAKRETEKKDDQGDILDELLGGDDLPPPPKNDPVFDINDNADKKKKKGGFISKLFGKD from the coding sequence GTGACTGACCCGAATTTCTCAGCGATTCGCGCGCGCCTTCGCTACGAGACGCTCGACGAGTTTATCGACGGTTACTCCCGGTTTGTGTCGACCGGCGGCATGTTCATTCCCATGGCGCCCTCCAAGCTCAAGCCGGTGGGAACCACCATCCGTTTCCAGTTTCTGCTCAAGGACGGCACCACCGCCATGCTCGGCGAGGGGATCGTGCGCCAGATTCAGGGCGCCGACAGCGACGACAACTCGCCGGTGGGCATGCTGGTCAAGTTCAACCGGCTGCACCGCGAGACCAAGCAGGTCGTCGACCGGATCGTCGCGCGCAAGCAGCAGCTCACCGGCGAGACGCTCGCCCCCGACTCCGAGGAGTTGGCCGAGCCTTCCGAACCCGCGTTGTCCGAGACCCGGCCCCACCCTGCGCCCGAAGACGAGTACGTCGAGCAGGAGGTGCCCAACGCGTCGGACGCGCAGACTCGCGATGCGGAGCGCCAGAACACCACCGAATTCGAGGTGGAGGACGAAGATCTGGAGCCGCCGGCAGACGCACACGAGCCGGAAGAAGAAGAGGAGGAAGACGCCCTCGCCGGCATGTTCCTCCCGGCCGATGACGGCGCCGAAGACGAGCCTTTCGAGCCGGCGCCTGCCCAAGAGGCCGCCCCCCAAGAAGCTGCAGACGAAGAACCTGCATACGAAGAAGAGTCGGCCCCCGCGGAAGCCGAGCCCGAAGAGGCCGCGTTCGCCGCATCGGGCAGCGACGTCTTCAGCGAGCCGGAGGAGCCCGCGGCCGAGGAGTCTGAGCCGGAGCCGCAGCCCGATGAGGCGGCTGCCGGCCCCAAAGAGTTGGGACGTACCGAGGCCGGCCTGCAGATCATGGCCTTCGACGACGTCTCCGACGACGAGATGGCCGACTTTGCCGACTTCGACTTTGGCGGCGACGAAGACGACGTCGACCAGATGTTCGACGGCATCTTCGGCGGCGGTGGCGGCGATGACTCCGGCGGAGGACTCTTCGGCGGCGGCGACGATGGAGGCGGTGATTTCTTCGGCGGCGGCGACGCCGGTGGAGATGATGACTTCTTTGGCGGCGGCGACGCCGGCGGAGACGATGACTTCTTTGGCGGCGGTGAAGCCGACGACAGCCTGATCGGCGACAGCATCAACGACGGCGGCATGCCGGTCGACGAGGCATCGGAGGCCGAAGAGGTTGCCGAAGATGCCGACGAGGCCGTCGAGGCGACCTTCGACCTCGACGAAGAGTTCGAGCTGGCCGACGAGGTCAGCGAGGAAGACGAGGAAGACGAAAGTGCCGTCGAGCTGGCCGAGGAGTTCGAGGAGGACGACGCCGAAGAAGAGGCAGAGCCACAAGTCGACGAAGACGCCATCGAGTTCGACGACGAGACGTTCGGCGATGAGCTCTTCGAGCTCGAAGAGGAGCCCGCCGTCGAAGCCGACGAGGAGCCTGTCGACGACGAGCCCGTCGAGGAGACCTTCGATCTCGACGAAGCCATCGAACTCGATGACGAGCAAGTCGAGGAAGACGAAGAGGCTATCGAGCTCGACGACGAAGAATTCGAACTCGACGACGAAGAGCTCGAACTCGAACTCGACGACGAAGAACTCGAACTCGACGAGGAGGAGCTCGAACTCGACGAAGAGGCTATCGAACTCGATGACGAAGAACTCGACTCAGAAGAGTTCGACGAGGAGGAGCCCGCCGCCGAACCGGCTCCTGCGCCCACGGCGCCCCAGAGCCTCGGCGAGGAGAGCTCGGCCCCCTCAGCCGATTTGATGAACGCCCTGGGCTCCCTCGACAGCAACGCCGAAGACGATCACGGCCTCACCCTCGGCTCCGCCGCCGGCAAGACCCCCGAGCCTCCGGCTGCCGAGGAGGTAGAAGAGGACGAGGACGACGAGAGCCTCGAGGCGCTCCTCGCCAAGGCGCAGCAGGACATCGACGCCAAACGCGAGACCGAGAAGAAGGACGACCAGGGCGACATCCTCGACGAGCTGCTCGGCGGGGACGACCTGCCGCCCCCTCCGAAGAACGACCCGGTGTTCGACATCAACGACAACGCCGACAAGAAGAAGAAAAAGGGCGGCTTCATCTCGAAGCTGTTCGGCAAAGACTGA